A region of the Pempheris klunzingeri isolate RE-2024b chromosome 21, fPemKlu1.hap1, whole genome shotgun sequence genome:
gCACGCCAGTTTGAGTGACtgcaaacaaaatcacattaatATGGTGCTGGACAGGAAGAAGCCCATTAATCCTGAATGGCTTTTCATATCCAACAATATTATCTTTAAAAGACCCTTAATCATACATTCTAACTTTCTGCTTCATTTAATTAGATTAATACAGGCTTCTGTGACTTGTgcattgtctgtgtgtttcaaatACTTTCTAACTTGGCCACAGTGAGTCCACGCGTGGAGAATACAGTTTCCATCTTATTTTCTATTGTGCTTTTTCTGGCGCTGAGCTCACCCTTGGGTTCGGGGGTCTTCCCACTGTGTTGTCTTGGTGTTATGGTTGACAAAGTACACTCGGTCATTGGAGTCCACACGTCTCTCTAAAGTTGATAAAAACAGGGAGACAGGAATCTGTCAGAATGGCAGAATGGACAGTGGGCCCCACAATGTGGCAAAGCATGCCTGATTATCACCAGTGCTGACTCATGCTATGAACCTAGACTTATTTAACTGGCTGTCATCTGTGATCTTTGTAAACAGCGAGTAGTGACAGCAGAAGAGAGGGTTatgggggggcgggggtggaTAGCGGCTGCAACAAAACAATTTGGATATATTCAGAACAATTTTCTAATTTGTACTTTAGTATGAGCACTGATTGACTCCGTGTCCCTTTTAAGGAACAGTGGATACTGACACCAACTGAAAGTATATGGACTATTTCGAATAAAGAATGTGAACTCACCCCAACCAGGAGGTAGCGGGCCAAGCGGATCATTCTCAGCAGACATCATGGATGCCTGAAAACGTGggatgcacacatacacatccattTAGAAAACACAAGGAAGACACTAATCTGGTCAAAAGTATTCCAACAATGTTGgattaaaaagcatttaaaaagtatatatatattccacAACAGGGATAAGGAAAGTATTCCAAacgaaaacaaaatgaaaaataatccCAAAGGTTTTGCTGTGTTGCTGGTAAGAGGGCCCCTGGCTGCTTACTACTCAATATGTCccagctgtctgtcttttgATTTGTGTTGTAAGCTAATCATCATCAGTGAagatgacatcactgctgagATCAAACACTTAGGAGAGGAACCCTCACAGATAAGATAACCATATTAGGGCTGGGGTGTGTGCGTTTGAAATTCTGACAAGCTAAAGTTTTCACCTTTAGGTTAAAGCTTGAGTGTTGAGTGAGTGGGCTTGCAATGCAAATGCACCCACAGAAAGAGATGAGATTCTTAAGGCGATGGATGGAAAGGAGGCAAGTTTCAGGTTACATAATTTGTAACCACCATCAGAAGCTGGGCTACAACTTGTTTACCTTAGCCAGttaggagagagaaaacatatCCTCGGGGTGAGAAAATAATACcgttcatttttctttgtgaagtATAGAATAAATCAACCACACTAGTAATTTACGAAGCATGTCGTAGTGTTTtggatttctgtctttttacGACCTTCGGTGCAGACACTGgttttcattaatttcattgtGGTACGAAAATCGACTTGTAATGACTTGAAACTGGCTTTAGTTACACATCACAGTGAGGTTCATTTCTACTTTCTCTGTGGTCAAAGCTGCATTATTGTAGCATGCATGGTGGTGGTATAGTTTTAAGGGCAGACTGCACACTGgacagaaatgaacagaaaaacgATACCCGTTtgagtaaaaacattaaaacaccgAGAGCGCCAAGATATGTGTCgtaaaataattattacatcaaatatttgatatttgtcATTAAAAGGCTTGATATGTGAAAACCTAATGATTTTAAACATGTGCTCTTTAATTCTGTAAATAGGCAATGGAGCCATTTCAGAGCTTAAATTAATGGAAAAAGGGTTGTGGACTGCAAAGAAAGGCAAAGTGATTACGGACGTCACAGACCACAGACTTAACTACATTCAGACATCTTATAGTTTAAGTGGtttcactcacagtcacagatgtttcctctgctctctgtagtACTGGCTAAGTATTGGGGACTCGTCTGAGCTAAACGCACACTTTAAAAGGTGACAAGCTCATAAAAACTAGATTGAGCCAGAGTGGTTGGGTGATTCAATAATGTGCTGGTTCAGTGGTTATAGGATCAAAAGTTTGCAGTTTGACAGAAGATTGGCAACATTAATCTTATCTTATTAATCACTCCTGGTAATTAAAAGCAAAGGTTTCACATCATGTTGGTAATAGCAAAGTGTTGGATGAAAAGCATGTAAATGTTTGGACAGGGCAAGGGAACGTGATTTCccattgggaaaaaaaaaagggagtaaTCTAAATGTCACTAGTTTACAAACAAAGGACACACTGGACACATTTAAGGGGTAACAGATATTTGAAAGGGGGCTGATACGGAGAATTGTCTTACAGAGTAGAGGTATCTCTGGTTAAACTGGTGCATAGCTCCCTGCAGCTGGCTGCGTTGGCTCTGCCACTGCTCAAAATTGCGGACTGATTCCATAGTGGGACGCTGCCACGTGGTGGTGCGGGTGTTGTGGTCCACATAATAGATCCTGCCCCGATCATCCACTCGCCGCTCCCAACtggcagagagaaggagatggaCATTACAAtgagcaaacagacacacaaaaagcaaGCTGGGGGTCAAATAAATGAGCTGGTCTGGAAAGCAATAGTTGCATTTCACAGGTTCTCAGAATGagctttaaatacatttaatacatttagttATTAATACCCGAAACTGACTGATAGGCagttaaatacaaaacaaattaagAGCACGAAGAAACTATTTACAACTGAACAAAATCTGAGTTCTGTAACTGTAAACGATCAACAAATGATCATAGAAACAATTCCTCTGTTTGATGATGCATTACCAGACATTAGCTCTCGCTGAAACTTTATTGTAAACAGACTTGCCATGAGCAGACTAATGTACCCTGAGGTTTGCTGATGTAGAACATAGCCGACTTGGTTGAGAAAACATCATGTGACTTCATGAGAATGTTAGCCATCTGCTCTTTGGATATATTCATGTATCAGGACACTTCATTATGTAGTATTGGTTGCTTAAATATCTCATAATTTATGGAGATCAAGTACACAATATTTTTGTAGATATGGTGTACACATGGTGTTATAAAGACTTAGAGTATTTATGAAAGACAAAAAGCCACTGCTGCAACATGAACCTAGTCCAGTTACAGGTTCCGTGTCTGAAAAGGGCTGAGAACTCACCCTGGTGGTAGTGGCTGTGGTCTTTCCCATGTAGTAGTCCGGGTGTTGTGGTCTACATAGTATGTTCTCCCATGAGGGTCTTTTCTCTGCTCCCACCTTAAAAGACACAACAATTAACaacaatttgaaaaaacaaacagctgcacatACTTTGCTTCATAAAGTTGTGCAAGAGGTCGCAGACTgatagaaatgaaatgaaagaaaatgtgtaaCAGATTTTGCGACAGTATTGTGAAACTTGTGTGTGAAGGTTTTAAGTGTTTGATTCTCAAAAGGAAAATGTCTCATAATGTAATGATATCTTTAAAAAAGTGGTGTTAAAGTCAGGGAATGCAGAGAATGAGCAGCTGGTGGTAGTTTTTACCCTGGTGGTAGAGGATCTGAGGCTCCAGCATTGGGGGCCTGCTGCCTGGGCTTGGCTCCATCTGTAGTTACAGTGGCGCTGCTACTATTGCTACCACTACCACCTCCTGAGGCATTCGCTTCTCCCAGTGCTGGGGGGGAAGAGGACGATGATGAGGTGGTTGTAGTGGTGGTGGCCCCCTGTGCTGGGGAAGCAGCAGCGACACCATCAGGAGGCttagcagcagaggaggaggaggctggagcCTGTGTGGAGGCTGGCAGGGGTTGAGATGTGCCATTTGGTGCTGTGTCAGAGTCCGGTAGGGTGGCATCTTGATTGCAGTCCTTGTGGTCTTCCGCAGAGGGCAGCACGTCGCCTGCTGTAGCAGACGATGGCTCGGCAGCAGCGTCACAGGACTCCCCATTGActgcaagaaaaacagagaaagacagttTTTACATGCATGGATGTAAAATGTCTGACAGAATTGCCTCTTAAATGGCTAACTGTACAGTAAGTGCCCCTGAGTCTAGTAGTCTAACAAGCTGCATACATGTGCATGTAATAGCTTATAGGAACTGGCTAATCAGCAGGTATTACGCTCTGTGAATTTAAACATATCCAGTGAAAAGAGggaaattaaaacacaaatcaatCTACAGAGCTCTAAACTACTTGATGACTTGAAATTTAATATTCTCAATAATGTCATTGCACAACACCAAGTTATGTACGGAAGCATTTTCAACCTGACATCTTAAAAAGATCAGGGTTAGGCtatttgctgacttctaaaaaTGCAACACTCAACAGCAATTCAGAAATCATGTGTTAACTTGTCACGGCACCATGAATGAGGGAAAACACACCAATAATGATCAGGGTACATGGTTACGTTTTTCATTAATTCAAACAAATAGCACTAGTTCTGCTTCATTTGAACTGgatttgttttaaaagtgaCATCCCTATCTTAGATATACTAGTAAAGACTTAATTTTCTCTTATCAACCGCTGCTCAGTGCAGCCAAAGTGCTACTGTTGCCCTGCCTGCCCTCCACATTATACTGCAGTCGGCTTTCCTTTCTGTTTATCCCTCTGGGGAATTTTCGAAAGAggtgctgacagcagcagagattaCAGGCCTCacttaatgaaaatgaatctaCTGATCTTTTCTGCTGTTCACTTAGACCAAATGAACCATGAAAAAGTTCAACTTAAAGTGGCCTGAGCCCAGCCTAAGCAACACAATGAATACTTGCTGGAAAGATGCACATGTATAATTGAGGTGGTCAGGTAATGATTTACAGTATTGTATCTTTTACATGTAACTACATGAGCCTTCTTTCACATGAGCCTATAGCTTATTATCACATACATATTCAGTAAAAATGTCCAATTCTCCAGTGAATTATATCGAACAACATCACCACGCATAGAGAACTATGGCTGTGaatgagaaaaacatgtcaaactaaTAAACATCTTGGGTGGCCTTCCAAGGTACTGTAATTCACACATTGTGAAAGGCACACTTAAGATCAAGCTCACCCGTCCGACtctctgtgtcactgtctgAGGGTTGGTGGATTGGGGTGGAGTTGGGTGTGGTGTCTCCATTGATAACGTGACTAAGGGCAGGGCTGCAAGAGCTAGAAGGAGCCTGACCATCCAGACCGTTGGATGCCGAACAGGAAGCTGACCGTGGGCCCAAGTCTGTACCATTCACCGAGCTttaggagaaaaacacacacagttcaaaacAGGGCTCCAGACTGAGAccatttaatcacattttgcAACTATTTTTGGACACAGTGCTAATAAATTTGATAACTAGGAGCATCAGTGCAAATTGctcccttgttttttttcatcatcatcatcatcatcctatATCATGTGAATCACCAGGGGGGAACAAGAATTgggttgtgtatgtgtgtgcgtctctTGCGTTACAGACATAATGGGGCAAGAAAACTGGAAGAACACCCACAGTATGGGGCCTACACTGTTATGTGGGGCCAACTGGCTGGACCCTACAGGGAGAATAACGTTTTTCGGAAATAGTTGTCACTGACAAAGCTAAGTGTCATAATATTTGTTGAGTGATGGTTAAGGTGAGGGTAAGGCCTGACCCTGAACAGGGATAGGCTAGTGTTTTTTAGTTACTGTATgcattacatacagtatacatctATGGGAAGCCCACACAAAGATAGCGACATatggtttgagtgtgtgtgtgagaatgtaaGTGTATGTTCATGACCTCCAGATTCTGAGTGAAGGAGCAGACCACTGTGTCTCATGAATGGAACATGCACACATAGTTGGTGGAGTGAGTCGTGAGGTccctaaacacacacgcagcacGCTCTTCAGCACATTCCCAACAACAGGCACAATTTGTGTGCTTTGCTTACACCTTGTATCAACATCTTATTACTAGAACTACCGTGAGCCACATAGCAATGgtggacagtgaggtggattcagaTTTTCAGTGGGCCTGCTGAAGGGTTGGAGGAGGTCCCGTGATCAACAAATCTCGTGTGTGACGTCACATGCAGGGCCTAATCTAAAACAGAGCgttttacacatatttactgaaagatgggaCAGGAGGaaaggatggtcttttctcatagtttgagggtttcTAGACACATattcatgttgaaaatgttaaaaggtgtattttgcataatgtgTCCCTTTTAATGATTTTCACTCATTTAAAGCACTTCTTCACTTTGTGACTTTATCCTGCAAAATATCACAGCACATTGTTATTTCTGTATGGTCTATTCATTACCAAAGCATTTATCAGTAAAACAGTTAGGatggaaaaaatatgaatgcaaTGTATgttatgaatatgaatgtgaacGTAGGTGCTCACAAGTTTTGTGCGGGTGTTCGTCAAATTTTCAGTAGGAAGCACCAGGGCTACTAGTGGAGAAATTAGACAGGAGCCTTGCAAAAACAATTCCCTAATTAATCCTAACAGATGTTACATCTGGAGACAAAAACCTCAACTTTTGATTTTCCTACTGGCCCACAGGCTTGTAATAAATTCCCTTTAGTGAAGGCTTTAGTGAGCTAAATGTGCACTACTTCCACTGTGTGTGCGGGTGTCAGATAAAAGACTTGTGACATTGAGACTATTGTCTTGCAGGGGTAAGGACAGGACATAATAGGATGGCGTGGTGACGGAATCGGCACAGCTGAAGAGGCCCTTTTGTGAGCTGGCAGAGTTCAGTCTGTGCCACAGACGTGCCCACACTAAGACCGACACAAGATCTACCATATGACTTAAATCCAGGCTTTGTCTGGGCAAGAGTTGGGGTGCCAGTCAGCAAGAAAGAAACGTCAGAGAGGGTCATGTCAAGTCCGGACAAGTCCAACGAATGTTGATTTTATTACTCAGCATTTCCACAAATCATAAAGGctctatatatatttaatatacaaTGTCTCATAAGATGCATTGCACAAAAATTGATGCCAGGAAGCTTCCCACCTATCTGCAACAGTTTAAAATTTTTGTGTGGCTGGTTAACCTTTCCTGTGATGTTTATTTGCTCATTTGTACCTGTTTTTATATCAGTCTACCTATGCTATTATTAAtggggaaggaaggaaggaaggaaggaaggaaacatAACAAGGCAAATTAAACGTTATTAACATAACGAGGCAAATTAAAGTACAGAGgcaaaaataaagagaaatcaAGGCAGAGGCAAAGTGAGTAAGGCTCAGGAAGtgaagaaatgtcagaaaagaaaaatgaatacagGGAGGTAGGTTGAAAGAGATGAACAGActtccagaaaacacaacagtgatgtAAGACTATGAAGGACAGCAAGTTAAGACATAAAGAGAGACACAAATGGAAAGAAGTAGGGCAGAGGCTTCCCCGAGCATAGGCTCCCAGCTAAATAGCTGACTACTCACCTCAGCCTGGCCTGTTTTTACATGCTAGAGGTGAAGTCGCATTTTGGGGAAGGAGCAGGGAGGCTGAGTTCAGACCGAAACTAgcactgcattaaaaaaaatgcagcgGAGGTAAATACATCCATGATTTTATCTCCAATTTTTAACTCCAACCAGAAACCAACACCCCGCTTGGCAGTATGTACCTTGGAAAGCAGGATTTAACGACTCGATCTGGAACCTTATCACAACATTAATCATGTTCTCCTCTGTCTCAGGGATTGTCAAAGTCAAACTAAAACTTTGTCTTACTCTAGAAATATCCCTTTCATATGTGTCGGAGTACTCATACATTTCAGGACTCCCAGGGAGAGGGAACACCACCAACCCTTAGATATACACCAGTTTGTGACTTGCAGTCCTCTCAGCAACTGCAATGCAGAGAGGAGCCAAGCAGCCACAACCCTCTCAACCCCCCCACCAACCTCTCCGTCTGTTGCACTGAGCAGACGTGCTTCCTTTGTGGCTTTCCATTAAAAACTCTGTTAGCCTCACTGAAGGGCACTTTTACACTCTAACAGATAATAAAGATTGGCACCAGTGGGGCCGCGGTAGAATTTAAAGCAGGAGAAGGGGATAGCAAGGACTGAGAAAAAGCAAGACATGGGCAGACAAGGAACAGgtaagaaattaaaaaaataaaatcaaaagccTTTTTTATATGAGTTAGTGCAAGACTATAGTACATGAGTGTAGGGCACATTGTGGGGAAACTGCTAACACACATCTGTTAGCATTGCTTTACTTTAAGATGAGCACGCTCCTTGGTTTGAAGGAGTTATTCTAGCTGGGCCAGCAAACACCTCATGAACTCCCTCATGAAATAtatggagcaaaaaaaaaaaaacctttaaaatggCTGGCTCGTTTAGTTAGTTTACCTGTTGGCAGCCcttgaggaagaggaagatgagtcTCCATTTTCATGGACGGCATCACCATTCTGCTGGACTTCTAGAAAGGATTGGAGAAAACAATGTCAGCTACAGTGCAAATCAATTTAGTGAATGAATCCAAATAATAAGAAATTGTAAGTGGTTGACTTTATTTATTAGGTAAAAGTGTGCTAGTATTTCCCTGTGTACATGTatctgcatgttttttctccctgtgcttCCTCGTTGGTTGTCATTCACCAATACAAAGTGGTTATTCAAAATGGAAACCCCACTATCACCCCAACATAAAAATACTGAGCTCACTGGTGCCATTTTCTGCACTGCCGTTGGTAAGCGGTGCCAGTTCCTCCTGGTCAGTGACAGTCAGGCCATCTAGGTAGACAGTCAGCTCCCCTGTAGGAACCACGGCTCCCTTCTGCTCCACGCTCAGCTTCAGCACCACCTTCACATTCTCCACTGTAGAGCCAAAGGATGGTGTGGCAGGAGGCATTACAACAGAGTGACATCAAGAAATACTAAAGCAATTCACACAACAATTAACTTGTCGTCATGGTGACACTGATCCCTACTAATACCGATACCTATTATAAAGCAATGTCTCATCTAGCAAAAAGATAGGAATTGTTCAGAAAACATGATAATGATGTTGGCTAgtctaaataaatgaatctgcTGTTGTCTGGTACTACAGTCACTGCTACAACTGTCTTTATTATTCATTAGTTAAACACATGCCAGCCTACATGTTGAATTACaatattatgttttatgttgcttaatcatacattttctgtcatgctGCTCCAAGGCTTGAATTAGGTCTAGCGTGGATTTGCCCAGCAGAGCGTCTGCCTTCAGGGTGTGGTGACTCCATACTTTGAaatccacctgtgtgtgtgttgttacatTCCTagagggaacacacacaaacaaacacacataacacGTGTAATTCTTAAAACACCATTTTGCAATCATACAAAttcccatcatcatcatcatcagaggaaTAATAACAGACAGTCAGAAAACAGTACTGCTAAAGCAAAGACTGGTTCATCATGTTCCATTTTCTGCTATTGTAACATACATAATAACACCATGTATTTATATACAATGTATTTTAGAAACAGCAAAACCCATTAATAGTGATCACAGTTACGGTGGGCAACCATGATTCTATTATCAGGTAACCTGCTTCTGTATGCATGAAAATACAGGACAAATCATAAATCCCATGTAaaacaattattaaaaatatgagaattattttttatttattgctaTTATCATgtttcctccaaagccactcaGCCAAAGAGGGCAAAAGAGGATTGCTGCTCAGTATAAATATAGCAACTAACTCACTATCACTACCCTCATTCATATTTTAAGACGCTACAAATTATATCCAACTTCGAAAAAAAGCCTCAGTTCGATTCATTCTTATGGAAATGATACATCCTGTTGTCTCATCACACTGGCAGGTTTCAGTACAGTGTAGGTGGCGTGTTGCATTTTGAGCATAGAGCGGTTCTTCAAAACGAAGTCACATAGCAGATAATATCAAAGTTCAGACTGGCCTGTAGAAATGGAATATTACAATACTGATTGGACAGGCCAATAAGGTTGATTCTAGCCTTGATTGGCAGCAGGGAGGATCTCATAGCAAAGACAGATAATGCGCAGACACGTTTCATAACCATGTGAGACTAAATCACTGAGAATTGGCGAGGACCAGGAAATAAATCTGAGTGTTGGGAAAAAAAGCAAGACATGAAGTGTCATATACTCATTTTACCATACAATTGACCACCTTCTCCTCTCAGCAGCTGCTCCCactcagagaagaaaaacatgtgaCTAAGAAAACAACTATTATTCAGATGCTTCTCGTTTTTccagtttctctttctctctccccattTTTCAACATCCGCTCCCCTTCAAAAAAGAGTAACTTGTCCTTGCTGCAGGCTGAGCGACTGATGTACTCGACTCATAATTCAGcttcttttgttttccctccttaCATAAAATTAAAACTACACAGCACAGTCATTGTTTTCACGGTTGAGCACACCAGCCTAAAGAGAAATACCTAGGATTATAGCATATACACCATGTGTAGGCCATGTGTCATAACAGCCTGCAAAAAATCCATGCTGCAAACACAggatcacaaacacagcaccaCTCTGTCTTATCTGCAATAATTACCCAATCAAGACAATTAGCGATTGCAATGACATGTCTCTGGCATTTGGCCGAACCATTCAGAAGCCAGAGAGCTATAAAAGTCTGCCATGTTCAGGCTGCTGGCTCCACTAGGGTCTCAAATGATACAAAGAGTTCTGTGTTGCATTACAACATTTTTTCCTTGTTCAAATAACTATCAGATGAGCCAAATGTAATgacaaaagtgttttgtcattacattttgaatttctCTAGAATAAGGTTTCTTTTAAACATGCCTCATCAGCCTTCTGTTTGTTACATTCGATACGCACTTTCAGACAGACCACAAATTCCTGCACCAAAGCTAGCATAGTGAAAGACCACCCATCTTCGTCACTCAACAGCTTTTTACATAAGCCTGGGCCATTTGGAGATCAACACAGGCTCTCTCTAGAAACATTCTGTTAGGGGGCTTATGAGAACACACATTTGTGGTAGTCTCAACACAGAAATCCTCACCGCCTGCCCGTCAATTTTATCCTCTCAAAATAATGCAGTGAGTGGGGGATTCATGAGTTGTCCTCCTACACTCTTTTATGAAGCACATAGTCAACACTGGCATTAAGGTAAAGAAATAACATGCAATGAcgcacacatagacacagacagacagtcagataTACAGAGGAGGCAAATTGCTGCTCCTTACAGAGTGAGCCTCTCATCCCATTTAGGATTGGAGGAGCTGTGAGACTTCGCTGTGCGGCGCGACTCCCCCTCTGCTGTCACCTCCACATAAATGGCAGTTCCAAACaggctcttcttcctcttgatTTTGGCACAGGAAACTGGCAGTGAATGAAGGaagcacattttacattttcaaataacaGCTGACACTCTAATTCACATACTCAGATTAAATAATGTGTTGTATTATTGATCCTGGGgtaaaaaccttttttcacaCAGAATATCTTGCCAACACAGTGCTTCATTGTGAACTTTCTGGGGGAGTGACAGGATCTAGACCCTGAGGCCATCCTGCCACCCCCACCAATGGACTCACCAATTGCATGGAGCTGTGACGTTCCTCTGTGGTTATGGCTAGACTCTGCTCTAGATGAGGCCGTGGCCATGTCATACACCACAGTGGGAAACCTTCAAAaccatacatacacaaacaaaaacacgcACATCAAACATAGGATCAAGACATATTCCCAGTCAATTAAAAGTAAATAACAAACAGGTGAACTCAGCAAGGTTCCAATAAAAATACAGCTCCGAAATCGTAGAGGCTGCTTCAgcatattttgaacattttgtgaGGGTTTGTGGTCGAGGACCTACAGGCCCTTAGCTGTTGACATTATTACTTAATTTTCTTAATGTTGTTTCCAATAAAATATCCAATTATAATTCCAAATCAGACataaagatggaaaaataatCTATACTCACAACTGGTGTGTGCTGCTAGACCCTCTGGTTCAGCCCACTCCGTGTCCCATGATTCctctacaaaataaaagaccacAGTTTTAAGACAAAGCTCAGAACAACGGGTGCAAACACCTATGCATGACTTTGTATGTGCAAAACAATTTTCACTATATATCACgagatacatacatacatacaaccTGTAATGTTTCCCAACATGGAGGACCAAACAGCACATAGTGTGAAAAGCCCCTGTTGCTTTTTTTGCTTGTCTCAGAATAACATCACATCTACCTTTATGTTACATTGTTGTAAAATCCCCCCACTACAACTGATCACCAATTATGCCTGCAAATGTTTGCAGCTTTTATCAGTTTAATCAGTGGTCATGTGAAAACTCTGCATTCCTCAGAACTGACTTCTTCCTTTCAGTGAAAATAATATTGTGTAGTGATTACATTTTACCGCGTCTCTATTGTCTTTTGC
Encoded here:
- the LOC139220900 gene encoding NEDD4-like E3 ubiquitin-protein ligase WWP1, whose translation is MATASSRAESSHNHRGTSQLHAIVSCAKIKRKKSLFGTAIYVEVTAEGESRRTAKSHSSSNPKWDERLTLNVTTHTQVDFKVWSHHTLKADALLGKSTLDLIQALEQHDRKLENVKVVLKLSVEQKGAVVPTGELTVYLDGLTVTDQEELAPLTNGSAENGTKVQQNGDAVHENGDSSSSSSRAANSSVNGTDLGPRSASCSASNGLDGQAPSSSCSPALSHVINGDTTPNSTPIHQPSDSDTESRTVNGESCDAAAEPSSATAGDVLPSAEDHKDCNQDATLPDSDTAPNGTSQPLPASTQAPASSSSAAKPPDGVAAASPAQGATTTTTTSSSSSSPPALGEANASGGGSGSNSSSATVTTDGAKPRQQAPNAGASDPLPPGWEQRKDPHGRTYYVDHNTRTTTWERPQPLPPGWERRVDDRGRIYYVDHNTRTTTWQRPTMESVRNFEQWQSQRSQLQGAMHQFNQRYLYSASMMSAENDPLGPLPPGWERRVDSNDRVYFVNHNTKTTQWEDPRTQGLQNEDPLPEGWEIRYTREGVRYFVDHNTRTTTFSDPRTGKSSVTKGPQIAYERSFRWKLAHFRYLCQSNALPSHVKITVSRQTLFEDSFQQIMALKPYDLRRRLYVIFRGEEGLDYGGLAREWFFLLSHEVLNPMYCLFEYAGKSNYCLQINPASAINPDHLSYFCFIGRFIAMALFHGKFIDTGFSLPFYKRMLNKKLILKDLESIDPEFYNSLIWIRDNNIEECGLEMYFSVDMEILGKITSHDLKPDGANVLVTEENKEEYISQMAEWRFSRGVEGQTKAFLDGFNEVVPLQWLQYFDEKELEVMLCGMQEVDLQDWQRNTVYRHYTRNSKQIIWFWQLVKEVDNEVRLRLMQFVTGTCRLPLGGFAELMGSNGPQKFCIEKVGKDTWLPRSHTCFNRLDLPPYKSFEQLKEKLLFAIEETEGFGQE